A stretch of the Uranotaenia lowii strain MFRU-FL chromosome 3, ASM2978415v1, whole genome shotgun sequence genome encodes the following:
- the LOC129752983 gene encoding uncharacterized protein LOC129752983 — translation MGSALSPILADIVLNTLLETSINKLDFPVIILKKYVDDLFLILPEDKIQSTLEIFNSYDEHLQFTAEEETDGRLPFLDMTVIRNQNNTLDTEWYCKPISSGRMLNFLSFHSMHQKINVASNFIQRVTKLSSRMETRKQQQIITDHLKRNNYPPKLISRLFRRTTQNEKTYQNKQQKPEENPPAISPPPSPPPVAPPSPPPIPQPPIIEKPITYFSLPHIPGLSQQISKALQTQYPAIKIANRNTHTVNNFFTKMKDPISKSQIQNCIYSIPCETCPGRYVGKTTNSITQRMYGHKSNINTLEKLLRVGHEYTDQEVIQLGEKTALLKHCITFKHRFDLKNVNIVDRTHNPHTLDMLECFHIVTEPHAVNSRKDVQGVSVIYAGLLSNTKIQRGRKLHKTSMINNKPHSTIA, via the coding sequence ATGGGTAGTGCCCTATCACCCATATTAGCGGATATCGTACTGAACACACTTCTCGAAACATCTATCAACAAATTAGATTTTCCTGTCATCATTCTCAAAAAATATGTGGACGACCTATTTCTTATTCTCCCAGAAGATAAAATCCAGTCAACACTAGAAATATTCAACAGCTATGATGAACATCTACAATTCACCGCAGAAGAAGAAACCGATGGCCGTCTCCCGTTCCTAGATATGACAGTCATTCGAAATCAGAACAACACACTGGACACCGAATGGTACTGCAAACCTATCTCTTCAGGTAGAATGCTAAACTTTCTGTCGTTCCATAGTATGCACCAAAAAATAAACGTCGCATCCAATTTCATACAAAGAGTGACAAAACTCAGCAGCAGAATGGAAAcacgaaaacaacaacaaataatCACCGATCATCTCAAACGCAACAACTATCCTCCAAAACTCATAAGCCGTCTATTTCGCCGTACAACACAGAACGAAAAAacatatcaaaacaaacaacagaaaCCCGAAGAGAATCCACCAGCCATATCTCCGCCACCATCACCACCTCCTGTTGCACCTCCATCACCACCGCCAATTCCTCAACCACCAATCATCGAAAAACCAATCACGTATTTCTCGCTACCACACATACCAGGTCTAAGCCAACAGATAAGCAAGGCCCTACAAACCCAATATCCAGCCATCAAAATAGCCAACAGAAACACCCATACCGTCAataattttttcactaaaatgaaGGACCCCATAAGCAAATCACAGATCCAAAATTGTATATATTCGATCCCATGCGAAACATGCCCAGGAAGATACGTGGGAAAGACCACTAACAGCATCACGCAACGTATGTATGGACACAAATCGAACATAAACACCCTAGAGAAGCTACTTCGAGTTGGCCACGAATACACAGATCAGGAAGTAATACAGCTAGGAGAGAAAACTGCTCTCCTTAAACACTGTATTACTTTCAAGCACCGATTTGacctgaaaaatgtaaacattgtaGATCGGACACATAATCCCCACACATTGGACATGCTGGAATGTTTTCATATAGTCACAGAACCACACGCAGTAAATTCACGCAAAGATGTCCAGGGTGTTAGTGTTATCTACGCGGGACTACTATCAAATACGAAAATTCAGAGAGGGAGAAAACTTCACAAAACAAGTATGATCAACAACAAACCACATTCAACCATAGCATAA